The genomic window GATCGGTGCCGAGCGAGCACATGTCGGCGACGGCCTGGTTGCCCCAGGCGGTGTTGACCAGATCGTCGTTGTCGCCGCGCGAGATGAAGGTCGGTATGTCGGTGGCCACCTTGGGCAGGTTCCCGCTCGCCTCGTAGTCGGCCAGTGCCTGCCGAGCGTCGTCGTCGACGAACTGGACGGCGGCCGGTGTCGCCGATTGGCCGATGGCGAGATCCTTCAGCGTCGACTGGCCGGTGCAGAGTCCTTCCAGCCGGGGCGCCGCCGAGAGCAGTGCGCCGTGCAGCACCTTGTCGAAGGAGTAGTCCGGGTCGTTGTAGCGAACGGCGGCCACCAGATAGGGCAACAGCAGATACTGACCGATGGTCAGCGTCTTCGTTTCCGCGGCCTGCGCGAGTTCGCTGCGTAGGGCGGGCGACAGCAGCACATTGCCGATGATCTTCAAGTCGGGCGCGTAGGCCTTGGCCGTCTCGGCCGCGGACTCGGTGGCCCGGCCGCCCTGGGAGAGGCCGACGAGCACGACTTCCTCGGTCACCGGAAGGTCGAGCTGCTGCGCGGCCCGGACGGAGTCCAGCACGTCATATCCGGAGGACTCGGCGTGCAGATACGGTGCCGCGCCGGGCCCGTCGAGCCCCTGATAGTTGGTCATCACCACCGCTTTGCGGCTGTCGAGCAGGTCCGCGACCGTGGTGTCGTTGCCGTACAGCCCGGGGGAGTTCGTGGGTGCGCAATCACTGGCGACCCCGGAGGTGCCGTGCGCGTAGGCGACCAGCGGCCAGCCCCCTTCGGGAGCTTGACCTTTCGGCAGGTACACCGCACCCGATACCTCGATCGGCGATTTGTCCGGTGCGGTCGAGATGTACCGAATGTAGGTCGCCGACCCGGCCGCCGCCGAGATGGTCGGCCCACCATTGGTCAGCGGCCGCTGCGCGAGCAGCGTGCCCGGTCGTTGCGCCGCTTCGGTGGTGTCGGCGGTCTCCGAGGAGTTGCCACAGCTCGCGGCGACGAGCACCGCCGTCGCGGCCAGGGAAATCCACGTCAGTGCCCTCTTCGGTCGCACGAATACTCGCTCCTTCGACTCTGCTGCGCACCGTTCTCGAATCCCCGCACCCTCACTGCCCTGCGTCGAAACGGGCCGTGACGGTCCCAGCAAGATCAGGATGTCCTGTGATCGCCGTCTCCGCACCGCAGAGTGATCGGAATCTCAGTTTGGCAACCGATCCGTTACCGAACAGCTAAAACTACTTCAGTCCGACCGGCCGAACGGCGGTGCTGTCACCTCGGGCGGCTGTGGTGGGCACTCTTCGTCCGGCGGGGTGTCGATCGGCCGGAATCCGTGCTATCGAGGACGGATGAAGCCGACACGGTCCTCGTATGACGTGGTAATTGTCGGCGGCGGCCACAATGGGTTGGTGGCCGCCGCGTACCTGGCGCGGGCCGGGCGATCGGTGCTGGTGCTGGAGCGGCAGTCACACACCGGTGGGGCGGCGGTGTCGGCGCGGGTGTTCGCCGGGGTGGACGCGCGATTGTCGCGGTACTCGTATCTGGTGAGTTTGCTGCCGCGGCAGATCGTCGAGGAGTTGGGATTGGCCTTCGCGACGCGACGTAGGCAGATCTCGTCGTATACGCCGGTGGGCGAGAGCGGATTGCTGGTGGATACCGCTTCCGAGGCGCGCACCCGGGAGAGTTTCGTCCGGCTCACCGGCTCGGATCGGGATTTCGTTGCCTGGCAACGGTTCTACGGCATGACGGAGCGACTGGCCGAGCGGGTATTTCCCACGCTGACCCAGCCGCTGCCGACGCGGACCGAGCTGCAACGCGTCATCGATGACACCGTCGCCTGGGAGGCGCTGTTCGAGCGGCCGTTGGGGGAGATCATCGAGTCCGCCTTCGACGACGACACGGTGCGCGGCGTCGTCCTCACCGACGCGCTGATCGGCACGTTCACCCATGCTCATGATGCGACGCTGCGGCAGAACAGATGTTTCCTGTACCACGTGATCGGCGGCGGCACGGGGGACTGGGACGTACCGGTCGGCGGCATGGGCGCACTGACCGACGCACTGGCCGATGCCGCGCGCGGGGCTGGCGCGGAAATCGTCACCGACTGTACCGTGACCGAGATCGAAACCGACGGTGCGACAGCCGAAGTGCGTCATGCGGCCGGAGTGGTCGGTGCGGGCCATGTGCTGGTGAACGCCGCGCCGCACGAGCTGGCCCGGTTGCTCGGCACGCCGGAGGGGCCGAAACCCGAAGGCTCGCAACTGAAAATCAACATGCTGCTGAACCGCTTACCCCGCCTGCGCGACACCTCGGTCGACCCACGTGAGGCGTTCGCCGGGACTTTCCACATCGGCGAATCGTATGCCCAGCTGGATCAGGCATATGGCGAGGCGGCTATCGGCCGCATCCCGTCCGCGCCGCCGTCGGAGATCTACTGTCACACGCTGACCGACCCGTCGATCCTTTCGCCAGAACTGGCCGCGCGGGGCGCACACACCCTCACCCTGTTCGGATTACACACACCGGCAAAGCTTTTCGCCATGGATCCAGCCGTGGCGAAGGACGAGCTGGTGAAAGCCACCTTGGCCCAGCTGGATTCGGTGCTGGCGGAGCCGATCAGTGATTGTCTCGCCGCCGACGAAAACGGGGCGCCGTGCCTCGAAGCGAAGACCCCGCTGGACCTGGAGCGTGAGGTCGGCCTGCCCGGTGGACATATTTTCCACCAGGACTTGGCATTCCCGTACCGAACGGATGACCCCGAGATCGACCCGGCCGCGCGGTGGGGCGTCTCGACCGGTCACCGCAATGTGTTCCTTTGCGGCGCGGGCGCGGTCCGAGGCGGCGGCGTCAGCGGCATCGCAGGTCACAATGCCGCCATGGCCGTTCTCGAACCGCACCCGTAGCGCGGCGCCCTACGCCTTCGGTGCCAACGCGATCTTCGCGCTGCGGCCGGGACTTTCGGTGGCGACGGCCGCATCGGCCGCCGCTTCCAGCGGGTAGGTGGCTTCGACGTCGAGCCGCAGCACACCCTGGGCGGCCGCGGACACCAGTTCGCCGATCAGGCGCCTGCGATCCTCGGCGGAGGTCTCCTCGATGCGCTTGGAGCCCCAGAAGCCCTTGACGACAGTCTGTTTGAAGATGAGATCGCTGGGACTCAGCGCCAGCGGCCGACCGGACAGGGCGCCGAAGGAGATCAGCTGTCCCTTGGGTGCGAGCAACGCCATCGCATCGCTGGCCGCACGTCCGCCCACCTGATCGACGGCGCGCACGATCGGCGCGCCCGAGGTCGCGGCGACGGCCGCGTCGCGCCAGCCCTCGGCCTCGGTATCGAAGACGGGCTCGAAGCCCGCCGCGCGCAGTGCGTCGACCGATTTGGGCCCACGCACCAGATTGAGTACGTTGACGCCGCGCTGCCGCGCCAGCACATTGACCAGTCTGCCGACCGCGCCGTTGGCGGCATTGATCGCGATCCAGTCGCCTGCGGCCACCTCGAGATCCTCCAGCAGCATCAGCGCGCTGAGTGGCATGGCCAGCAGTTGGGCGGCGGTTTCATCGGACACCGAGTCCGGTACCGGCACCACCTGGGCAGCCTTGACGATGAAGTATTCGGCCC from Nocardia iowensis includes these protein-coding regions:
- a CDS encoding lipase family protein, which encodes MRPKRALTWISLAATAVLVAASCGNSSETADTTEAAQRPGTLLAQRPLTNGGPTISAAAGSATYIRYISTAPDKSPIEVSGAVYLPKGQAPEGGWPLVAYAHGTSGVASDCAPTNSPGLYGNDTTVADLLDSRKAVVMTNYQGLDGPGAAPYLHAESSGYDVLDSVRAAQQLDLPVTEEVVLVGLSQGGRATESAAETAKAYAPDLKIIGNVLLSPALRSELAQAAETKTLTIGQYLLLPYLVAAVRYNDPDYSFDKVLHGALLSAAPRLEGLCTGQSTLKDLAIGQSATPAAVQFVDDDARQALADYEASGNLPKVATDIPTFISRGDNDDLVNTAWGNQAVADMCSLGTDLVDTVLPGGHEAWRARGDLVTAWINDRFAGAPVPATTCRR
- a CDS encoding phytoene desaturase family protein, whose product is MKPTRSSYDVVIVGGGHNGLVAAAYLARAGRSVLVLERQSHTGGAAVSARVFAGVDARLSRYSYLVSLLPRQIVEELGLAFATRRRQISSYTPVGESGLLVDTASEARTRESFVRLTGSDRDFVAWQRFYGMTERLAERVFPTLTQPLPTRTELQRVIDDTVAWEALFERPLGEIIESAFDDDTVRGVVLTDALIGTFTHAHDATLRQNRCFLYHVIGGGTGDWDVPVGGMGALTDALADAARGAGAEIVTDCTVTEIETDGATAEVRHAAGVVGAGHVLVNAAPHELARLLGTPEGPKPEGSQLKINMLLNRLPRLRDTSVDPREAFAGTFHIGESYAQLDQAYGEAAIGRIPSAPPSEIYCHTLTDPSILSPELAARGAHTLTLFGLHTPAKLFAMDPAVAKDELVKATLAQLDSVLAEPISDCLAADENGAPCLEAKTPLDLEREVGLPGGHIFHQDLAFPYRTDDPEIDPAARWGVSTGHRNVFLCGAGAVRGGGVSGIAGHNAAMAVLEPHP
- a CDS encoding zinc-binding dehydrogenase; the encoded protein is MRAVVIESFGEPKDVLTTAERPVPEPGEGEVRVELILAPIHNHDLAIVRGVYGYQPPLPAIPGTEAVGRIDATGPGVTGVTAGQRVTVSGAQNVWAEYFIVKAAQVVPVPDSVSDETAAQLLAMPLSALMLLEDLEVAAGDWIAINAANGAVGRLVNVLARQRGVNVLNLVRGPKSVDALRAAGFEPVFDTEAEGWRDAAVAATSGAPIVRAVDQVGGRAASDAMALLAPKGQLISFGALSGRPLALSPSDLIFKQTVVKGFWGSKRIEETSAEDRRRLIGELVSAAAQGVLRLDVEATYPLEAAADAAVATESPGRSAKIALAPKA